In Magnolia sinica isolate HGM2019 chromosome 12, MsV1, whole genome shotgun sequence, a single genomic region encodes these proteins:
- the LOC131221223 gene encoding uncharacterized protein LOC131221223: MISTLLDFYTKSEGIFSRDIVIRHRIMKLPTDWWVAYGVDPNRKDPTRNKLAMKILGLTCSASGCECNWSTFKAIHIKKRNRLEQKKLNDLVFVQYNQKLRE; this comes from the exons ATGATCTCAACTTTGCTAgacttctacacaaaaagtgaagggatattctcaagggatatcgtaataagacatcggataatgaaattaccca ctgactggtgggttgcctatggagtggacccgaacaggaaggatccaaCTCGAAATAAGCTggctatgaagattcttggactcacgtgttctgccagtggttgcgagtgcaattggagcacgttcaaggcg attcatatcaagaaaaggaatcgccttgagcaaaaaaagctcaacgacttggttttcgttcaatacaatcaaaaattgcgagaatga